A genomic window from Lutra lutra chromosome 17, mLutLut1.2, whole genome shotgun sequence includes:
- the LOC125088547 gene encoding LOW QUALITY PROTEIN: calcyclin-binding protein-like (The sequence of the model RefSeq protein was modified relative to this genomic sequence to represent the inferred CDS: inserted 2 bases in 1 codon; deleted 1 base in 1 codon): MRTYLGATSRTSSGASSGLEHCDSCRWGQYPVKRVWCGVSCSLPCVSAAWALPDQPDHGFSIEELQKDLEEVKVLLEKASRKRVRDTLTAEKSKTKTEIKNKRQQKSQRKAKLLDNEKPTAVVTPIATGYTVKISNYRWDQSDKFVQIYITLTGIHQVPTENVQVHFTEKLFDLLVKNLNGKSYSMMVNNHLKPISVEGSSKKVKTDTVXLCRKKAENSWWDYLIQVEKECKEKEKPSYDTETDPSEGLMNVLKKIYEARDDDMKQTINKAWAESREKQAKGDTEFFQSLKLRSHNSSALRNRKPNSRPNKGQKGDPGRLRTLWTQRHSQESLGGAARHKL; the protein is encoded by the exons ATGAG gacatatCTGGGGGCCACGTCTCGCACCAGCTCCGGTGCGAGCTCCGGCTTAGAGCACTGCGACTCCTGCCGGTGGGGCCAGTATCCGGTTAAGCGCGTTTGGTGCGGTGTTTCCTGTTCTCTCCCCTGCGTGTCTGCAGCTTGGGCCTTGCCTGATCAGCCTGACCATGGCTTTAGCATTGAAGAGCTACAGAAAGATCTAGAAGAGGTGAAGGTGCTGCTGGAAAAGGCCTCTAGAAAAAGAGTACGTGATACCCTTACAGCTGAAAAATCCAAGACTAAGACAGAAAtcaagaacaagaggcagcagaaatcacagaga aaagcaaAACTTCTTGACAATGAAAAGCCAACTGCTGTGGTCACTCCCATTGCAACAGGATATACAGTGAAAATCAGTAATTACAGATGGGATCAGTCAGAT AAGTTTGTGCAAATCTACATTACCTTAACTGGGATTCATCAAGTCCCCACTGAGAATGTGCAGGTACATTTCACAGAGAAGTTATTTGATCTTTTGGTAAAGAATCTAAATGGGAAGAGTTACTCCATGATGGTGAACAATCACTTAAAACCCATCTCTGTGGAAGGCAGTTCAAAAAAAGTCAAGACAGATACTGT CTTAtgtagaaagaaagcagaaaactcATGGTGGGACTACCTTATTCAGGttgaaaaagaatgcaaagagaaagaaaa GCCCTCCTATGACACTGAAACAGATCCTAGTGAGGGATTGATGAATGTTCTAAAGAAAATTTATGAAGCTAGAGATGATGATATGAAGCAAACCATTAATAAAGCCTGGGCAGAATCAAGAGAGAAGCAAGCCAAAGGAgacacagaatt CTTTCAGTCTCTGAAGCTCCGGTCCCACAACTCCTCCGCGCTGAGAAACCGCAAGCCGAACTCACGCCCCAACAAAGGCCAAAAAGGCGACCCAGGCCGCCTGCGCACTCTTTGGACGCAGAGACACTCCCAGGAGTCTCTTGGGGGTGCAGCCAGACACAAGCTGTGA